The Benincasa hispida cultivar B227 chromosome 11, ASM972705v1, whole genome shotgun sequence genome has a segment encoding these proteins:
- the LOC120092099 gene encoding protein transport protein yos1-like gives MGFWTFLEGLLLFANAFAILNEDRFLARRGWTLAEMSRERRNTLKGQVIGLIHACQFLRLPLILFNIIIIIIKLFSG, from the coding sequence ATGGGATTCTGGACCTTCTTAGAGGGGCTTCTGCTGTTTGCAAATGCCTTTGCAATTCTGAACGAGGATCGTTTTCTTGCTCGGAGAGGATGGACATTAGCAGAGATGTcgagagaaagaagaaatacaCTCAAAGGCCAGGTAATAGGACTCATCCATGCATGCCAATTCTTGAGACTTCCACTCATTCTTttcaacatcatcatcatcatcatcaagcTCTTCTCTGGTTGA
- the LOC120092098 gene encoding heme-binding-like protein At3g10130, chloroplastic translates to MGLILGKISVETPKYELIQSTADYEIRKYEPSVVAEVTYDPTQFRGNRDGGFTVLAKYIGAIGQPQNIKSEKVAMTAPVITKSEKIPMTAPVVTGGGGGEGKPMTMQFVLPSKYKKAEEAPKPVDENVVIREEGERKLAVVRFSGIATEGVVAQKVENLKKSLEKDGHKMIGDYVLARYNPPWTLPSLRTNEVMIPVE, encoded by the coding sequence ATGGGTTTGATTCTCGGAAAGATCAGTGTCGAAACCCCCAAGTACGAGCTGATTCAATCCACTGCCGACTACGAAATCCGCAAATACGAGCCATCAGTGGTGGCCGAAGTCACCTACGATCCGACCCAGTTCAGAGGCAACAGAGACGGTGGCTTCACCGTATTAGCCAAATACATCGGAGCCATTGGTCAGCCACAGAACATCAAGTCCGAGAAGGTGGCCATGACGGCGCCGGTGATAACCAAATCGGAGAAAATTCCGATGACAGCTCCGGTGGTGACGGGGGGCGGCGGTGGCGAAGGGAAGCCGATGACGATGCAGTTCGTGCTACCCAGCAAGTACAAGAAGGCGGAGGAGGCTCCTAAACCGGTGGATGAAAATGTTGTGATAAGGGAAGAAGGGGAGAGAAAACTCGCCGTCGTGAGATTCAGCGGAATTGCAACGGAGGGAGTAGTGGCGCAGAAGGTGGAGAATCTAAAGAAAAGCTTGGAGAAAGATGGGCATAAGATGATTGGGGATTATGTGTTGGCAAGATATAACCCACCTTGGACATTGCCTTCTTTGAGAACTAATGAAGTTATGATACCAGTAGagtga